A stretch of Microtus pennsylvanicus isolate mMicPen1 chromosome 5, mMicPen1.hap1, whole genome shotgun sequence DNA encodes these proteins:
- the LOC142851219 gene encoding large ribosomal subunit protein eL43-like: MAKRTKKVGIVRKYGTRYGASLRKMVKKTEISQHAKYTCSFCGTTKMKRRATGMWHCGSCMKTVAGGAWTYNTTSAVTVKSAIRRLKELKHQ; the protein is encoded by the coding sequence ATGGCTAAACGCACCAAGAAGGTCGGGATCGTCAGGAAATATGGGACCCGCTATGGTGCCTCCCTCCGGAAAATGGTGAAGAAAACTGAGATCAGCCAGCATGCCAAGTACACGTGCTCCTTCTGTGGCACGACCAAGATGAAGAGACGAGCCACTGGCATGTGGCACTGTGGTTCCTGCATGAAGACAGTGGCTGGCGGGGCCTGGACCTACAACACGACTTCTGCCGTCACAGTGAAGTCTGCCATCAGAAGACTGAAGGAACTGAAACACCAGTAA